Proteins from a single region of Hydra vulgaris chromosome 12, alternate assembly HydraT2T_AEP:
- the LOC105844765 gene encoding mucin-3B isoform X1 — protein MLLKLMFIQHGVIFLILCLVSKSFCIHITGYVGNLIKHNLRNYSPHWCNETKIELRSVYKSDAQSVHIRELVFDGTYITILAQEPLQLDLLVVYLHSFYLYTKICYTIEVKVIVQSCMSSLQNILFSHLNYFKLKESKKFPECKKFNQIYIQTFEYASNETLPLSILLKQSNLLVDFFKLPENFLQVLPTNNSYSYFNQLSSLDVIESNVFRPMSEGYMFSWPIGCQHNSHISRVFRRSIKKTIEPIPELSLTVCYITKGYFKENMELFFGSISALVGTPIEKTTASFQEYSSSSSIIKGLEETFNKVSITLFTSQLLSKVSTNIKILSSFINESFFINFIRSSLLKESFLSSISINSTSLSRYFGSSFRYFGSLFRDPVITTFNSLSGFNGMISVSQFFYPPNSIDISDYLSSTDVAEIRSKTEIIVASKSNDKETKSTNAAENRSLYVTSINTTVNFFTDNYSNPLFSKTNLYMTGSLDSILDFNIRSNIMPSFYEPNSYSAATIQLDYNATVNLKLPTPELSTLNNIKIVLPTFSTVPNAINDSINASVPHQTFHGADTAFSTYKLDSYSTTLSGKEITTEHNSLKLFGSQEINKESITFITSSTLFSTNIDTFLTTSLIRFSSVNLTAESPSLTTFPTSSQVLSEKSLLITTHFPMTSWSTFAETYLTSTIFASKTYQSTYLVKKTPLLSSNFITTNDLTLKTDSFELFFSITSTFFLSLSALTGFYLTEDIFIINPSTTFSLLSKSFTSTHTLYFATNLECTDLTITNFSLPFQDLSTNTQCYVFSKFSDIRVTAETPYPTLSSTMFSSVYVTRKSLSPNLSSMAFSDIYRAAETPYSTLSSTMFSSVYVNQESLYPSLTSMVFSDLYGAAETQYSTLSSTMFSDIYVTGQSLYPTLSSMVFSDIYGAAETSYSTLFSTIFSEKYITGESRYSNLSSMVFSNIYGATETMSPNLSSTMFSDIYVTGESLYSTLSSIMFYKVYEDTETIYPTLSSTMFSDKYLTAETLYPTIFSTVFSYLYVTASTPYSSLSHAMFSNTYAIIKPPHPTVSSTTFYEISIIVETLYPTIFCTMYSKKNVNEESPYLYVSSTMFSSIYMETSHPAIDLATSSYKNLTVDMLSGIYITVETIYRPVSSAMITEINVTVETPNQSIISTIFYDADLTSKTIYLNPSKTSLSKYSPRETFTTSSITYVKTHSTAECFTSYSKTLYSSDLPVETPFLYLTMFQNTLTAEINYKASFREIFYSTSLTAVSLSVSSIEYTNRSLTTETEFLVNLSTKFSSFYQISEKQSLLDTSSLTGISSLADTMPLNTFSNIFFISDLTNPFLSKCAITTNGIDLISKTPCQSIASTTFVNLKISSSLTSNLTVDNQMLTNSFLKSTNKDTLYFTSCMKICQSTYLESETQFLLSTICPNNNLTVRSQTPVDKLLSSISLNPEKSFLPASLTKFTSLYITENTLFPTTSIIVSLDIYYITESSITKTYCSRFRSTDFSVESLYQSKSLIILPNAYSTLEVKSSLTYSPSYLPTYSPTYSLSYVPTYSPTYSPTYSTLYSDTYLTMKTPFLTALTIVRSYVTLTTMTLSSSYSKVSKSINFVADTPRITTSPVTNGDETSKPQIEPSTVPGEAIGLSYKISALSSQMSIPHTYITPLFKDNRPQLIKPIEFLFPKVGYYFVFKVPAEMFIDSEDGNVRNLSLKCVTSSGVLLDSNPWLTFNSTLQLLEGIPLTSDYFNQELGGLSLQLIAFNSRNNYAINNFKIFIIEAAALKLSLIITFKLSIDYTAFISRKDQRVKLVQKISQYFGDSESYVYLSSLRNGSTIVDWSNTSFLENVCDNETILGFLKNIQIPNSNSPQPSFFYFLSPEFPLLAVSTNTQDLCTTFPQSKQENFLLYLIPIIILSLLVIVLIMVLLVIYKKIVKRKNYIRKGREYCEQQPPLFSDKLDLKYSMSDNDPSIAVVPDMQTSFMGPCVSRRESENFDDDKSSISEDSIISIVVPPYPPPAYLRPLPYIKGDSK, from the exons ATGTTGTTGAAGTTGATGTTTATTCAACATGGAgtcatatttttaattctatgTTTAGTAAGTAAATCTTTCTGTATTCATATAACAGGTTATGTAGGAAATCTTATAAAGCACAATTTGAGGAATTATTCACCACATTGGTGCAACGAGACAAAAATTGAG cTTAGAAGTGTCTACAAAAGTGACGCGCAAAGTGTTCACATAAGAGAACTCGTGTTTGATGGTACATACATTACCATACTTGCACAAGAACCTTTGCAACTTGATTTGTTAGTTGTATATTTACATTCGTTTTACTTGTACACAAAGATTTGTTATACCATTGAAGTAAAAGTTATAGTTCAAAGCTGCATGTCAAGTCTTCAGAATATACTCTTTAGCCACTTAAATTACTTTAAgttaaaagaaagtaaaaagtttccagaatgtaaaaaatttaatcaaatatatattcagACATTTGAATATGCCTCTAATGAAACATTACCATTGTCAATTTTACTCAAGCAGTCAAATCTGTTAGTAGACTTTTTCAAACTCCCTGAAAACTTTCTTCAAGTTCTTCCAACAAATAATTCTTATTCGTATTTTAATCAGCTTAGTTCATTAGATGTCATAGAATCAAATGTTTTTAGACCAATGAGTGAGGGCTATATGTTTTCGTGGCCAATCGGCTGTCAACACAACAGTCACATTTCACGCGTTTTTCGaagaagcattaaaaaaactattgaacCAATACCAGAACTTTCATTAACTGTTTGTTATATTACAAAAGGTTATTTTAAAGAGAACATGGAGCTTTTTTTTGGTTCAATAAGTGCACTAGTTGGAACACCAATTGAAAAAACTACAGCAAGTTTTCAAGAGTATTCTTCATCTTCAAGTATAATTAAAGGTTTAGAAGaaactttcaataaagtttCTATAACTTTGTTTACATCTCAACTTTTATCTAAAGTAAGTacgaatataaaaatattgagcagttttataaatgaaagctttttcataaattttataaggtCCAGTTTACTCAAAGAATCTTTTTTATCAAGTATTAGTATAAATAGCACTTCACTTTCTAGATACTTTGGATCTTCATTTAGATACTTTGGATCTTTATTTAGAGACCCGGTCATAACAACATTCAATTCTTTGAGTGGTTTCAATGGTATGATAAGTGTTTCACAGTTTTTTTATCCACCCAACTCTATTGATATATCAGATTATTTATCAAGTACTGATGTCGCTGAAATTAGAAGTAAAACTGAAATTATTGTTGCTTCAAAAAGTAATGATAAAGAAACTAAAAGTACTAATGCTGCAGAAAATAGAAGTTTATATGTAACTAGTATTAATAccacagttaatttttttactgataattATTCAAATCCGTTATTtagtaaaactaatttatatatgACGGGTAGTCTGGATTCTATTTTAGATTTCAACATTAGGTCTAACATAATGCCATCATTTTATGAACCAAATAGTTATAGTGCAGCAACAATCCAATTAGACTACAATGCAACTGTCAATCTTAAATTACCAACACCAGAATTGTCAACATTGAATAATATAAAGATAGTTTTACCCACATTTTCTACAGTTCCAAATGCTATAAATGATTCTATAAACGCGAGCGTACCTCATCAGACATTTCATGGCGCTGATACAGCATTTAGTACTTATAAATTAGACTCATATTCAACGACACTTTCTGGAAAAGAGATAACAACAGAACATAATTCTTTGAAGCTATTTGGCAGCcaagaaataaataaagaaagtatAACTTTTATCACTTCATCAACTTTGTTTAGCACAAATATAGATACTTTTCTAACCACTTCTTTGATAAGATTTTCAAGCGTAAATTTAACGGCAGAATCTCCATCATTAACTACTTTTCCTACAAGCAGCCAAGTGTTATCAGAAAAGTCTTTGCTTATAACAACTCACTTTCCTATGACTTCTTGGTCAACATTTGCTGAAACATATTTAACATCAACGATTTTTGCTTCAAAAACATATCAGAGTacatatttagttaaaaaaactccTTTGCTGAGTTCTAATTTTATAACAACGAAcgatttaactttaaaaaccgattcttttgaattattttttagcatAACGTCAACATTTTTTCTGTCACTTTCTGCATTAACTGGTTTTTATTTAACAgaagatatatttataatcaACCCCTCTACAACATTTTCTTTGTTATCAAAGTCATTTACTTCAACTCACACTTTATATTTTGCAACGAATCTCGAATGCACAGATTTGACAATCACAAACTTTTCATTACCTTTTCAAGATTTATCTACAAATACTCAGTGTtatgtattttcaaaatttagcgACATACGTGTAACTGCCGAAACTCCGTATCCAACTTTATCTTCTACGATGTTTTCCAGTGTATACGTAACTCGAAAAAGTCTTTCTCCAAATTTATCTTCTATGGCGTTTTCCGACATATACAGAGCTGCAGAAACTCCGTATTCAACTTTATCCTCTACGATGTTTTCCAGTGTATACGTAAATCAAGAAAGTCTTTATCCAAGTTTAACTTCTATGGTGTTTTCCGATTTATACGGAGCTGCAGAAACTCAGTATTCAACTTTATCCTCTACAATGTTTTCCGACATATACGTAACTGGACAAAGTCTTTATCCAACTTTATCTTCTATGGTGTTTTCCGACATATACGGAGCTGCTGAAACTTCGTattcaactttattttcaacGATTTTTTCCGAAAAATACATAACTGGAGAAAGCCGTTATTCAAATTTATCTTCTATGGTGTTTTCCAACATATACGGAGCTACAGAAACGATGTCCCCAAATTTATCCTCTACGATGTTTTCCGACATATACGTAACTGGAGAAAGTCTTTATTCAACTTTATCTTCTATAATGTTTTACAAAGTATATGAAGATACAGAAACTATATATCCAACTTTATCTTCTACAATGTTTTCCGACAAATACTTAACTGCAGAAACTCTGTATCCAACTATATTTTCAACAGTATTTTCCTATTTATACGTAACAGCAAGCACTCCGTATTCATCATTATCACATGCAATGTTTTCCAACACCTATGCAATAATAAAACCTCCACATCCAACTGTATCTTCCACAACATTTTACGAAATAAGTATAATAGTAGAAACTTTATATCCAACCATATTTTGTACtatgtattcaaaaaaaaatgtaaatgaagaATCTCCATACCTATACGTATCTTCTACAATGTTTTCCAGCATATATATGGAAACTTCGCATCCAGCTATAGATCTTGCAACGTCTTCCTACAAAAATTTAACAGTAGACATGTTGTCCGGGATATACATAACGGTAGAAACTATTTATCGGCCCGTTTCTTCTGCAATGATTACCGAAATAAATGTAACAGTAGAAACTCCAAATCAATCTataatttcaacaatattttatgACGCAGATTTAAcatcaaaaactatttatctaaatccatcaaaaacatctttaagCAAATATTCACCTCGAGAAACATTTACTACTTCTTCAATAACATATGTAAAAACGCATTCAACAGCAGAATGTTTTACTTCTTATTCAAAAACACTATATAGCTCAGATTTACCAGTAGAAACTccatttctatatttaacaaTGTTTCAAAATACCTTAACAGCAGAAATTAATTATAAAGCAAGTTTTCgagaaatattttatagcaCCAGTTTAACAGCTGTTTCTCTTAGTGTTTCTTCGATCGAATATACAAATAGATCTTTAACAACAGAAACAGAATTTCTTGTAAATTTGTCAACCAAATTTTCAAGCTTTTACCAAATATCAGAAAAACAGTCCTTGTTAGATACTTCTTCTTTGACAGGCATTTCGTCTTTGGCAGATACTATGCCATTAAATACTTTTTCGaacatattttttatctcaGATTTAACAAATCCATTTTTATCCAAATGTGCAATAACTACAAATGGGAttgatttaatatcaaaaactcCATGTCAATCCATTGCTTCAACAActtttgtcaatttaaaaatcagttcaagtttaacttctaaTTTAACTGTAGACAATCAGATGCTAACTAACTCGTTTTTGAAAAGCACAAATAaagatactttatattttacttcTTGTATGAAAATATGTCAGAGTACATATTTAGAATCGGAAACTCAATTCTTATTATCAACAATATGTcccaataataatttaacagtTCGTTCTCAAACACCTGTAGATAAATTACTTAGTAGCATAAGTTTAAATCCAGAAAAATCATTTCTACCTGCTTCTTTAACAAAGTTTACGAGTTTATATATAACGGAAAATACGTTGTTTCCGACCACTTCTATAATAGTATCTCTtgacatatattatataactgaAAGTTCTATAACAAAAACTTACTGTTCAAGATTTAGAAGTACCGATTTTAGTGTGGAGTCTCTGTATCAatcaaaatctttaataatactTCCTAACGCATATTCAACATTGGAAGTTAAAAGTTCTTTAACCTATTCACCATCTTATTTACCAACCTATTCACCAACCTATTCACTATCTTATGTACCAACCTATTCACCAACCTATTCACCAACCTATTCAACATTATATTCTGACACTTACTTAACAATGAAAACTCCGTTTTTAACAGCTTTGACAATAGTAAGAAGCTATGTAACTTTAACCACAATGACTTTGTCATCATCGTAttcaaaagtttctaaaagCATCAATTTTGTAGCAGATACTCCACGTATAACTACCTCACCAGTAACCAACGGAGATGAAACTTCTAAACCTCAAATAGAGCCTTCAACAGTTCCAGGAGAGGCTATTGGCCTTAGTTATAAAATATCTGCACTTTCTTCACAAATGTCAATACCTCATACATATATAACGCCTTTATTTAAAGACAACCGGCCACAGCTTATTAAacctattgaatttttattccCAAAAGTAGGATATTACTTTGTATTCAAAGTACCAGCTGAGATGTTTATTGATTCAGAAGATGGAAATGTTCGTAACTTGAGCTTAAAATGCGTAACCAGTTCAGGAGTATTGCTTGACTCTAATCCGTGGTTAACATTTAATTCTACCTTACAACTGCTGGAGGGTATTCCATTAACCAGCGATTATTTTAACCAGGAACTAGGTGGATTATCATTACAGTTAATTGCTTTCAATTCTCGGAATAATTAcgctataaataattttaaaatttttattatagaagCTGCTGCTCTTAAATTATCtcttattataacttttaagcTATCCATAGATTATACAGCATTTATTTCCAGAAAAGATCAACGTGTAAAActtgttcaaaaaatttcacaatATTTTGGTGACTCTGAGTCTTATGTTTACTTATCATCGCTAAGAAATGGTTCTACAATTGTGGATTGGtcaaatacaagttttttagaaaatgtatgTGACAACGAAACTATATTAGGATTTCTTAAGAATATTCAAATACCAAACTCCAATTCTCCTCAGCcttcatttttctattttttaagccCTGAATTTCCACTTTTAGCTGTAAGTACTAACACTCAAGATTTGTGTACAACTTTCCCTCAATCAAAacaggaaaattttttattgtatcttATACCgataattattttatctctGCTTGTTATAGTTCTCATTATGGTGTTgcttgtaatatataaaaaaattgttaaaagaaaaaactatataagaAAAGGAAGAGAGTATTGTGAACAACAACCTCCTTTGTTCTCTGATAAACTTGATTTGAAATACAGCATGTCTGATAATGATCCATCAATAGCAGTCGTTCCAGATATGCAAACATCATTCATGGGACCATGTGTTTCAAGAAGGGAAAGCGAAAACTTTGATGATGATAAAAGTTCTATAAGCGAAGACTCCATTATCAGTATTGTTGTTCCACCATATCCTCCACCGGCTTATTTGAGACCATTGCCTTACATTAAAGGAGATAGCAAATAG
- the LOC105844765 gene encoding mucin-3B isoform X3 — translation MISVSQFFYPPNSIDISDYLSSTDVAEIRSKTEIIVASKSNDKETKSTNAAENRSLYVTSINTTVNFFTDNYSNPLFSKTNLYMTGSLDSILDFNIRSNIMPSFYEPNSYSAATIQLDYNATVNLKLPTPELSTLNNIKIVLPTFSTVPNAINDSINASVPHQTFHGADTAFSTYKLDSYSTTLSGKEITTEHNSLKLFGSQEINKESITFITSSTLFSTNIDTFLTTSLIRFSSVNLTAESPSLTTFPTSSQVLSEKSLLITTHFPMTSWSTFAETYLTSTIFASKTYQSTYLVKKTPLLSSNFITTNDLTLKTDSFELFFSITSTFFLSLSALTGFYLTEDIFIINPSTTFSLLSKSFTSTHTLYFATNLECTDLTITNFSLPFQDLSTNTQCYVFSKFSDIRVTAETPYPTLSSTMFSSVYVTRKSLSPNLSSMAFSDIYRAAETPYSTLSSTMFSSVYVNQESLYPSLTSMVFSDLYGAAETQYSTLSSTMFSDIYVTGQSLYPTLSSMVFSDIYGAAETSYSTLFSTIFSEKYITGESRYSNLSSMVFSNIYGATETMSPNLSSTMFSDIYVTGESLYSTLSSIMFYKVYEDTETIYPTLSSTMFSDKYLTAETLYPTIFSTVFSYLYVTASTPYSSLSHAMFSNTYAIIKPPHPTVSSTTFYEISIIVETLYPTIFCTMYSKKNVNEESPYLYVSSTMFSSIYMETSHPAIDLATSSYKNLTVDMLSGIYITVETIYRPVSSAMITEINVTVETPNQSIISTIFYDADLTSKTIYLNPSKTSLSKYSPRETFTTSSITYVKTHSTAECFTSYSKTLYSSDLPVETPFLYLTMFQNTLTAEINYKASFREIFYSTSLTAVSLSVSSIEYTNRSLTTETEFLVNLSTKFSSFYQISEKQSLLDTSSLTGISSLADTMPLNTFSNIFFISDLTNPFLSKCAITTNGIDLISKTPCQSIASTTFVNLKISSSLTSNLTVDNQMLTNSFLKSTNKDTLYFTSCMKICQSTYLESETQFLLSTICPNNNLTVRSQTPVDKLLSSISLNPEKSFLPASLTKFTSLYITENTLFPTTSIIVSLDIYYITESSITKTYCSRFRSTDFSVESLYQSKSLIILPNAYSTLEVKSSLTYSPSYLPTYSPTYSLSYVPTYSPTYSPTYSTLYSDTYLTMKTPFLTALTIVRSYVTLTTMTLSSSYSKVSKSINFVADTPRITTSPVTNGDETSKPQIEPSTVPGEAIGLSYKISALSSQMSIPHTYITPLFKDNRPQLIKPIEFLFPKVGYYFVFKVPAEMFIDSEDGNVRNLSLKCVTSSGVLLDSNPWLTFNSTLQLLEGIPLTSDYFNQELGGLSLQLIAFNSRNNYAINNFKIFIIEAAALKLSLIITFKLSIDYTAFISRKDQRVKLVQKISQYFGDSESYVYLSSLRNGSTIVDWSNTSFLENVCDNETILGFLKNIQIPNSNSPQPSFFYFLSPEFPLLAVSTNTQDLCTTFPQSKQENFLLYLIPIIILSLLVIVLIMVLLVIYKKIVKRKNYIRKGREYCEQQPPLFSDKLDLKYSMSDNDPSIAVVPDMQTSFMGPCVSRRESENFDDDKSSISEDSIISIVVPPYPPPAYLRPLPYIKGDSK, via the coding sequence ATGATAAGTGTTTCACAGTTTTTTTATCCACCCAACTCTATTGATATATCAGATTATTTATCAAGTACTGATGTCGCTGAAATTAGAAGTAAAACTGAAATTATTGTTGCTTCAAAAAGTAATGATAAAGAAACTAAAAGTACTAATGCTGCAGAAAATAGAAGTTTATATGTAACTAGTATTAATAccacagttaatttttttactgataattATTCAAATCCGTTATTtagtaaaactaatttatatatgACGGGTAGTCTGGATTCTATTTTAGATTTCAACATTAGGTCTAACATAATGCCATCATTTTATGAACCAAATAGTTATAGTGCAGCAACAATCCAATTAGACTACAATGCAACTGTCAATCTTAAATTACCAACACCAGAATTGTCAACATTGAATAATATAAAGATAGTTTTACCCACATTTTCTACAGTTCCAAATGCTATAAATGATTCTATAAACGCGAGCGTACCTCATCAGACATTTCATGGCGCTGATACAGCATTTAGTACTTATAAATTAGACTCATATTCAACGACACTTTCTGGAAAAGAGATAACAACAGAACATAATTCTTTGAAGCTATTTGGCAGCcaagaaataaataaagaaagtatAACTTTTATCACTTCATCAACTTTGTTTAGCACAAATATAGATACTTTTCTAACCACTTCTTTGATAAGATTTTCAAGCGTAAATTTAACGGCAGAATCTCCATCATTAACTACTTTTCCTACAAGCAGCCAAGTGTTATCAGAAAAGTCTTTGCTTATAACAACTCACTTTCCTATGACTTCTTGGTCAACATTTGCTGAAACATATTTAACATCAACGATTTTTGCTTCAAAAACATATCAGAGTacatatttagttaaaaaaactccTTTGCTGAGTTCTAATTTTATAACAACGAAcgatttaactttaaaaaccgattcttttgaattattttttagcatAACGTCAACATTTTTTCTGTCACTTTCTGCATTAACTGGTTTTTATTTAACAgaagatatatttataatcaACCCCTCTACAACATTTTCTTTGTTATCAAAGTCATTTACTTCAACTCACACTTTATATTTTGCAACGAATCTCGAATGCACAGATTTGACAATCACAAACTTTTCATTACCTTTTCAAGATTTATCTACAAATACTCAGTGTtatgtattttcaaaatttagcgACATACGTGTAACTGCCGAAACTCCGTATCCAACTTTATCTTCTACGATGTTTTCCAGTGTATACGTAACTCGAAAAAGTCTTTCTCCAAATTTATCTTCTATGGCGTTTTCCGACATATACAGAGCTGCAGAAACTCCGTATTCAACTTTATCCTCTACGATGTTTTCCAGTGTATACGTAAATCAAGAAAGTCTTTATCCAAGTTTAACTTCTATGGTGTTTTCCGATTTATACGGAGCTGCAGAAACTCAGTATTCAACTTTATCCTCTACAATGTTTTCCGACATATACGTAACTGGACAAAGTCTTTATCCAACTTTATCTTCTATGGTGTTTTCCGACATATACGGAGCTGCTGAAACTTCGTattcaactttattttcaacGATTTTTTCCGAAAAATACATAACTGGAGAAAGCCGTTATTCAAATTTATCTTCTATGGTGTTTTCCAACATATACGGAGCTACAGAAACGATGTCCCCAAATTTATCCTCTACGATGTTTTCCGACATATACGTAACTGGAGAAAGTCTTTATTCAACTTTATCTTCTATAATGTTTTACAAAGTATATGAAGATACAGAAACTATATATCCAACTTTATCTTCTACAATGTTTTCCGACAAATACTTAACTGCAGAAACTCTGTATCCAACTATATTTTCAACAGTATTTTCCTATTTATACGTAACAGCAAGCACTCCGTATTCATCATTATCACATGCAATGTTTTCCAACACCTATGCAATAATAAAACCTCCACATCCAACTGTATCTTCCACAACATTTTACGAAATAAGTATAATAGTAGAAACTTTATATCCAACCATATTTTGTACtatgtattcaaaaaaaaatgtaaatgaagaATCTCCATACCTATACGTATCTTCTACAATGTTTTCCAGCATATATATGGAAACTTCGCATCCAGCTATAGATCTTGCAACGTCTTCCTACAAAAATTTAACAGTAGACATGTTGTCCGGGATATACATAACGGTAGAAACTATTTATCGGCCCGTTTCTTCTGCAATGATTACCGAAATAAATGTAACAGTAGAAACTCCAAATCAATCTataatttcaacaatattttatgACGCAGATTTAAcatcaaaaactatttatctaaatccatcaaaaacatctttaagCAAATATTCACCTCGAGAAACATTTACTACTTCTTCAATAACATATGTAAAAACGCATTCAACAGCAGAATGTTTTACTTCTTATTCAAAAACACTATATAGCTCAGATTTACCAGTAGAAACTccatttctatatttaacaaTGTTTCAAAATACCTTAACAGCAGAAATTAATTATAAAGCAAGTTTTCgagaaatattttatagcaCCAGTTTAACAGCTGTTTCTCTTAGTGTTTCTTCGATCGAATATACAAATAGATCTTTAACAACAGAAACAGAATTTCTTGTAAATTTGTCAACCAAATTTTCAAGCTTTTACCAAATATCAGAAAAACAGTCCTTGTTAGATACTTCTTCTTTGACAGGCATTTCGTCTTTGGCAGATACTATGCCATTAAATACTTTTTCGaacatattttttatctcaGATTTAACAAATCCATTTTTATCCAAATGTGCAATAACTACAAATGGGAttgatttaatatcaaaaactcCATGTCAATCCATTGCTTCAACAActtttgtcaatttaaaaatcagttcaagtttaacttctaaTTTAACTGTAGACAATCAGATGCTAACTAACTCGTTTTTGAAAAGCACAAATAaagatactttatattttacttcTTGTATGAAAATATGTCAGAGTACATATTTAGAATCGGAAACTCAATTCTTATTATCAACAATATGTcccaataataatttaacagtTCGTTCTCAAACACCTGTAGATAAATTACTTAGTAGCATAAGTTTAAATCCAGAAAAATCATTTCTACCTGCTTCTTTAACAAAGTTTACGAGTTTATATATAACGGAAAATACGTTGTTTCCGACCACTTCTATAATAGTATCTCTtgacatatattatataactgaAAGTTCTATAACAAAAACTTACTGTTCAAGATTTAGAAGTACCGATTTTAGTGTGGAGTCTCTGTATCAatcaaaatctttaataatactTCCTAACGCATATTCAACATTGGAAGTTAAAAGTTCTTTAACCTATTCACCATCTTATTTACCAACCTATTCACCAACCTATTCACTATCTTATGTACCAACCTATTCACCAACCTATTCACCAACCTATTCAACATTATATTCTGACACTTACTTAACAATGAAAACTCCGTTTTTAACAGCTTTGACAATAGTAAGAAGCTATGTAACTTTAACCACAATGACTTTGTCATCATCGTAttcaaaagtttctaaaagCATCAATTTTGTAGCAGATACTCCACGTATAACTACCTCACCAGTAACCAACGGAGATGAAACTTCTAAACCTCAAATAGAGCCTTCAACAGTTCCAGGAGAGGCTATTGGCCTTAGTTATAAAATATCTGCACTTTCTTCACAAATGTCAATACCTCATACATATATAACGCCTTTATTTAAAGACAACCGGCCACAGCTTATTAAacctattgaatttttattccCAAAAGTAGGATATTACTTTGTATTCAAAGTACCAGCTGAGATGTTTATTGATTCAGAAGATGGAAATGTTCGTAACTTGAGCTTAAAATGCGTAACCAGTTCAGGAGTATTGCTTGACTCTAATCCGTGGTTAACATTTAATTCTACCTTACAACTGCTGGAGGGTATTCCATTAACCAGCGATTATTTTAACCAGGAACTAGGTGGATTATCATTACAGTTAATTGCTTTCAATTCTCGGAATAATTAcgctataaataattttaaaatttttattatagaagCTGCTGCTCTTAAATTATCtcttattataacttttaagcTATCCATAGATTATACAGCATTTATTTCCAGAAAAGATCAACGTGTAAAActtgttcaaaaaatttcacaatATTTTGGTGACTCTGAGTCTTATGTTTACTTATCATCGCTAAGAAATGGTTCTACAATTGTGGATTGGtcaaatacaagttttttagaaaatgtatgTGACAACGAAACTATATTAGGATTTCTTAAGAATATTCAAATACCAAACTCCAATTCTCCTCAGCcttcatttttctattttttaagccCTGAATTTCCACTTTTAGCTGTAAGTACTAACACTCAAGATTTGTGTACAACTTTCCCTCAATCAAAacaggaaaattttttattgtatcttATACCgataattattttatctctGCTTGTTATAGTTCTCATTATGGTGTTgcttgtaatatataaaaaaattgttaaaagaaaaaactatataagaAAAGGAAGAGAGTATTGTGAACAACAACCTCCTTTGTTCTCTGATAAACTTGATTTGAAATACAGCATGTCTGATAATGATCCATCAATAGCAGTCGTTCCAGATATGCAAACATCATTCATGGGACCATGTGTTTCAAGAAGGGAAAGCGAAAACTTTGATGATGATAAAAGTTCTATAAGCGAAGACTCCATTATCAGTATTGTTGTTCCACCATATCCTCCACCGGCTTATTTGAGACCATTGCCTTACATTAAAGGAGATAGCAAATAG